In Tenacibaculum sp. MAR_2010_89, the sequence CATTAAAAGCTGCTTGCGATAAAACCAACGCTAGTATTAAAGATTATACTGTTGGACCTATTTTTATGGATGGTAAAAAACAAGGAGCACATGAGTGGATAATTGAATTTAATAAAGCTCCTGAAAACTTGGCTTTTTTCACTGAATTATTAGATAACTCATTAAAAACTTGTAATTCTGATTATGAAGCTAAACGCTATAACAACATGACCTTATCAATGCCTAAGATTCATAAAGCTCGCAAAGGGTTATTTTATGACTGGCTAAAAAGAAAAGGAAAATTGGGAGGTCAACACAAAGTACCTCGCCTTTCAAATCAACGTGAATTTATTGAAGAATTATTACAATTATAAATGATAGATTATCCCCATAAAAACATCTCCTTTTTGCTAGAAAACCCTGAATTAATGGAAGCTCTTCAAGAAATCATGACTGTCAGAAGTTTTTCTAAACATGATATCATTCATGAAGCTGGTACAATCTGTAATAACTTTTATATCATAACTTCAGGTATAGCACGTGTTTTTTATTACAAAGAGGATAAAGATATTACTGTACATTTTTCTGCAGAACAAGAAAGTATCACCTCCATTGATAGTTTAATTCAACGTAAAAAAAGTAAATACAACATTCAGGCATTAGAAGACTTAAATACTTTTGTAATCAATATTAATGATATAGAGGAAGTACTTGAAAACAACCCTAAACATGAACGTTTTGGCCGTTTGTTTTTACAACAAATATATATCGAATTGGTTGAACGAATTGAATACATACAATTACATACTGCACAAGAACGCTACAATATTTTACTTAACAAAAAACCATATTTATTTCAACGTGTTTCATCAAAACATATAGCTTCATTTTTAGGCATGACACCAGAAACATTCAGTAGAATTAGAGGGAAATAATTTCTTGACAATTGTCAAGAATTATAATGAAATTACAAAATACATTTGTAGTACAAATTCTAATTAATCATGACAGTTTCAGAAAAACTAACTATATTTTATAAAGAAAATAACCTTTCAGAAGAAGGAGGTGTAAATGAAGATTTTTTTAATTTAAAGTTTAGGCTGTTTACAGTAAAATTACCCAATTCTCAATTTAGAAAAAACGTAGTCCATATTCATGACATTCAACATATTTTATATGATTGTGATATTAGCTGGAAAGGTGAAGCTTTTATAGCTGGCTGGGAAATAGCTACTGGTCTTTGGAAACATATCCCAATCGGATTTATGAGTTTATGGGCAATGGGATTTTCTTTATTAACACACCCAAAAGAAGTTTGGAAAGGGTATAACACTGGTTTATCTGTTAAAGGAATTATTGACTTAAAAATGACAAAAGATGAGTTACTAAAACTTTCATTAGAAGATTTAAAAAACATCATTAAAAAAAGAAAACCCACCAAAATGAATATTTTTCAGCGGGTAATATATAGTTTCTGGGTTACATCAAGTTTAATAACTTTATTCTTCCCCTTTCTCTTAATTCTTATTTTATATTTAATCTTTTAACATCTAAATATCCTAATACACTAGTTAGTATAAAACATAAAATACTATACACTGTTACAGACGAAATACCAAAAGTTTGAGGCATTTGATCTCCTAATGATATTGACAAAATATTATATGAATAAGGAAAATAAATAGATTCTGGTGCTTGGAAAGCAATCAAGCCAAGTATAACAAAAACCATTCCTACAGATAAAGGAACTATAAAGTTTTTAAACCTAAAACTCAACCAAAACTGAATTCCAACAATCCCTAAAGAAGCAATAAACGAAACTCCTAACATTTTTATATATTTCAAATAATCAGGCTGAAAGTCTAAAAACGCTAAATCTGAATAAAAAACTCCTAATAAAGTTCCAAAAAACAAAATTGCTACAAAGAAATAAACATATGTGCTTATAATTGAAAATAAAACTATAGATAATTTACCAAAATACACACTCCATTTTGGTATTGGCAATGCAAATAGATGTTTTATCCCAGTTGCTTTATGTTCAACTTGAATTATAAGACTAGTTATTAAAACTATAAATATGGGCACAAAAAATGGTATTGAATTTTTTACCTGATTTAACATGTATTTATCCCACGGGTTTACTCCTGCACCAGGTGCTAATTTTGCGTGCTTAACTGCATACACTATAAAAAACAGTAAAGGAATTATTAAAGCACTAATGACGGTTAACCAAAAAGCAAAAGTTCTTTTTAGTTTAATCAATTCATTTTTGGTATTAGATATATAAAATGTAATTGCTGACATAACTATTAATTTTCGGTTAATGATAAGAAAAGTTCTTCTAAATTATTTTTAATACTAGCTTGAAACACCTGTACTTTATTCGCTCTAAAAGCATCTATAACTTTAGTTATCTCTTCTTTATCTTCTACTTCTATTTGAATAAAATCATCTTCACTAGACATGTTTTCCTTATTTAAAGACTCTAAAACAACCATTGCCTCAATAAACTTGTCTACTTCAATTTCAACAATCATATTTTTACTTTTTGATTGTTTTAAAGACTTCACCGTATCTTGATACAGCATTTTACCATTCCTTATAATACCAACATGTGTACATGTTTTTTCAATTTCGCTTAACAAGTGGCTAGAAATAAAAACGGTAGTTCCGTATTTCTCATTCAATTCCTTAATTAACTCCCTCATTTCAATAATTCCTTTAGGATCGAGTCCATTAGTTGGCTCATCTAAAATTATAAGCTCAGGATTACTTAGTAATGAAATAGCCAAGCCCAAACGTTGCTTCATTCCTAATGAGTAAGCTTTCACTTTTTTCTTTTTCGCATGAGTTAACCTAACTATCTCTATAACCTCTTCAATTCTTTCTAGAGGTATTCCTCCTCTATAATTTGCTGCAATCTTTAAATTCTCAACCGCATTCAAGTGTTCGTATAATGAAGGGTT encodes:
- a CDS encoding Crp/Fnr family transcriptional regulator, producing the protein MIDYPHKNISFLLENPELMEALQEIMTVRSFSKHDIIHEAGTICNNFYIITSGIARVFYYKEDKDITVHFSAEQESITSIDSLIQRKKSKYNIQALEDLNTFVININDIEEVLENNPKHERFGRLFLQQIYIELVERIEYIQLHTAQERYNILLNKKPYLFQRVSSKHIASFLGMTPETFSRIRGK
- a CDS encoding ABC transporter ATP-binding protein, translated to MNQLIVETKNLNFSYSKSRKDIESLALQVPKGSVYGFLGPNGSGKSTTIRLILGLLKKQAGEVSLFGKPFNAGSRIKSLNKIGALIENPSLYEHLNAVENLKIAANYRGGIPLERIEEVIEIVRLTHAKKKKVKAYSLGMKQRLGLAISLLSNPELIILDEPTNGLDPKGIIEMRELIKELNEKYGTTVFISSHLLSEIEKTCTHVGIIRNGKMLYQDTVKSLKQSKSKNMIVEIEVDKFIEAMVVLESLNKENMSSEDDFIQIEVEDKEEITKVIDAFRANKVQVFQASIKNNLEELFLSLTEN
- a CDS encoding ABC transporter permease — protein: MSAITFYISNTKNELIKLKRTFAFWLTVISALIIPLLFFIVYAVKHAKLAPGAGVNPWDKYMLNQVKNSIPFFVPIFIVLITSLIIQVEHKATGIKHLFALPIPKWSVYFGKLSIVLFSIISTYVYFFVAILFFGTLLGVFYSDLAFLDFQPDYLKYIKMLGVSFIASLGIVGIQFWLSFRFKNFIVPLSVGMVFVILGLIAFQAPESIYFPYSYNILSISLGDQMPQTFGISSVTVYSILCFILTSVLGYLDVKRLNIK